The nucleotide window AGCGCTCCTTAGGCTGGTCTTGTAGTTCAGCTGGAAGCGGGGCAGGGACACCTGGCCGTACTTCTCGGCGAAGCCGGTCTGCCACTGCCGCCAGTTTTCGGCCGTCAGCAGTTCGTTGAAATCGGCCAGACCTCGGTCTTCATCGGGCAGGAAGACGTACATGGCCAGCCGCCCTTCGTCGCCGTAGGGCAGCCGGATGCCCTGGAAGCCATCGCCGGCGTAATGGGCGAAGGTGCCGTCCTGGTTCATCATGAACACGGGGATGGTGCCGCCGCCGGACAGGTGGAAGTCTGCCTGGGCCGTCAGTTCAGGATCGAAAGGCTCGCTCCAGGACCCTTTGAAATAGATGGCGTTGATGAGGAAAAGCACCGTTTCGGGCGAGATGTCGGAAATCAATTCGGTGATGCGGCCGGACGTCTGCTCGCTGACCCAGTTGTTGATGGCGTCCACCGTGGCGGGATCGTCGAAGTCCATGGCTTCCACCGGCGCCCCGAAGTACTGGCGGTTGCGGGTGAGGAAGTCGTCGTAGAAGGCGGCTCCTTCCCGCTGCCACAGGGCGTTGGCGATGCGCAGCTCCACATTGTCCTCGGCGTCGGCGGCTTCAACCAGGGCCTGAATGAGGGCGTAGTTGGCTTCGTTGAAGGTCTCCAGATCCATGGCGTCCACTTGGAGGGCTTCGGCCATGGCCCTGGCCGTCTCGTTGCGGGCCCCGTTGTAGGTCATGGCCAAGGCCAGGGCGATGCCGGTGGGTGAAATGAAAACGTTGTCGTCCCCGCCGTCATCTTGATCCGCCAGGGCGCGGTAAAGATTGAGGCCGAAACGAAGTTGGGCCTCGGCCAGGTCTTCGTTCAACTCCACCGGATGACCGGGTCCTTCGGGCTCCAGCCCGATGCCCGCCGCCTTGCCCACGCCGCCGGGGCTGCAGCCCGCGGCCACCAGCGCCG belongs to Sphingobacteriaceae bacterium and includes:
- a CDS encoding serpin family protein, producing the protein MEWSVLKIKRKPLLALVSLVLAAALVAAGCSPGGVGKAAGIGLEPEGPGHPVELNEDLAEAQLRFGLNLYRALADQDDGGDDNVFISPTGIALALAMTYNGARNETARAMAEALQVDAMDLETFNEANYALIQALVEAADAEDNVELRIANALWQREGAAFYDDFLTRNRQYFGAPVEAMDFDDPATVDAINNWVSEQTSGRITELISDISPETVLFLINAIYFKGSWSEPFDPELTAQADFHLSGGGTIPVFMMNQDGTFAHYAGDGFQGIRLPYGDEGRLAMYVFLPDEDRGLADFNELLTAENWRQWQTGFAEKYGQVSLPRFQLNYKTSLRSALEQLGMGIAFDRDQADFGGMAPIGPGHNLFISNVVHETFLLVNEEGAEAAGATAVEVGVTSLIQPSFTFVADRPFFVAIQDDETGALLFAGAVSHPEPVME